One stretch of Dissulfurimicrobium hydrothermale DNA includes these proteins:
- a CDS encoding phosphomannomutase/phosphoglucomutase, which yields MPINPHIFREYDIRGRVDEDLGDDAVFAIGRAYGTYVIKNGLKEVACGRDGRAHSAHIQKILIEGITSAGINVIDVGQCPTPLLYFAIFHLKTDGGIQVTGSHNPPEFNGFKMCLGTSTLYGRRILELEEIIEKGAYSHGKGAVRSYDISGPYLDYMKENIHISHRLKVVLDAGNGVAGLVAPRAFEDQGCDVIPLFCDVDGLFPNHHPDPTVPANLAALRDKVLETGADAGMAYDGDGDRLGVVDEKGDIVFADRLMVIFAREVLKNHPGAAIIGEVKCSHILYEEIEKAGGRAIMWKTGHSLIKKKMADEGALLAGEMSGHIFFADRYFGYDDGVYASLRLAEIMASDERPLSYLFKDLPEIYSTPEIRIECPDERKFAIVERAKGWFSARFKTIDIDGVRVIFDDGWGLIRASNTQPVLVLRFEASSEKRLGEIRNLMENRLKEIVGGQK from the coding sequence ATGCCGATAAACCCGCATATCTTCAGGGAATACGACATACGAGGCAGGGTGGATGAAGACCTGGGCGATGATGCGGTCTTCGCTATAGGGAGGGCCTACGGGACATATGTCATAAAAAATGGACTTAAAGAGGTTGCATGCGGCAGGGACGGAAGGGCCCACTCAGCGCATATCCAAAAGATCCTGATAGAGGGCATCACATCTGCAGGTATCAATGTCATAGACGTTGGCCAGTGCCCGACGCCGCTTCTTTACTTCGCTATATTTCACCTCAAGACAGACGGCGGCATACAGGTTACGGGCAGCCACAACCCGCCTGAATTCAACGGATTCAAGATGTGCCTCGGGACATCCACACTGTATGGTCGGAGGATACTCGAACTCGAGGAGATAATCGAAAAAGGGGCGTATTCCCATGGTAAGGGCGCGGTGAGGTCTTATGACATTTCAGGTCCCTATCTCGATTACATGAAAGAAAACATCCATATCTCCCATCGGCTTAAGGTCGTTTTGGATGCTGGAAACGGCGTCGCAGGGCTGGTTGCGCCAAGGGCCTTTGAAGACCAAGGTTGCGATGTAATCCCGCTGTTTTGCGATGTGGATGGCTTATTTCCAAACCACCACCCCGACCCTACCGTTCCGGCAAACCTCGCGGCGCTCAGGGACAAGGTCCTTGAGACAGGGGCGGATGCAGGCATGGCCTATGACGGGGATGGAGACCGCCTGGGCGTAGTGGATGAAAAGGGCGATATTGTCTTTGCAGATCGGCTCATGGTCATATTCGCCAGGGAGGTCTTGAAAAACCACCCCGGGGCTGCCATAATCGGGGAGGTCAAGTGCTCGCACATACTCTACGAAGAGATCGAAAAGGCAGGGGGGCGGGCCATTATGTGGAAGACCGGCCACTCACTTATCAAAAAGAAGATGGCCGACGAGGGCGCGCTCCTTGCGGGCGAAATGAGCGGGCATATCTTCTTCGCCGATCGTTATTTCGGCTATGACGACGGGGTATATGCATCGTTAAGGCTTGCCGAGATAATGGCGTCTGATGAGAGGCCGCTTTCATATCTCTTTAAAGACCTGCCGGAGATATATTCAACGCCAGAGATCCGTATAGAATGCCCTGATGAGAGGAAATTCGCCATAGTGGAACGAGCGAAGGGGTGGTTTTCAGCAAGATTCAAGACCATAGACATAGACGGCGTAAGAGTTATCTTCGACGATGGTTGGGGACTCATTCGGGCGTCCAACACCCAGCCGGTGTTGGTGCTGCGTTTCGAGGCCTCAAGTGAAAAGAGGCTCGGCGAGATCCGTAATTTAATGGAAAATCGCCTCAAGGAGATTGTGGGTGGACAAAAATAA
- a CDS encoding EAL domain-containing protein — protein sequence MPDVCPVPADIFVFKDSQGRWIDANLSALRLFGLEDTSWHGKSDEELINLAGFPSALEVFMRAGRMEEGAGWHGRGVIALQDGRQKKFAISWAPAFRENSLIDGLILFGRDLAGCPEAEKDDYGNELLGRLLVLMFSSDSLKARTTSFLGEIHSLLPAVTKSSVFLNSENEEKTLLLFAYRNLDLPLIKFCQKVPYNWCLCGRAAAGKRIIKEDVDNDHEIRFDSMASHGHVVLPIKYNDIVLGVLCLHLKPGSLFSAGELGLVDSAANIIGAAIRYDSRYKKSERLGMDKALYLPHAAALEEWLDLLAVAFEDTEDALTVTDPMGKILMINPAVTRITGYLPEEIIGQNPRVLKSDRHGSEFYKEMWEAIKKVGRWQGEIWNRRKSGEVYLERLTINAIKDRTGNIINYIATFHELSCSLERQAALQGVQDCDPLTTLPNLPLFLDYLKLGIEAAGRKEKLVVALIDLDDFTAINNSFGFVVGDNILKIVAKRLMTAVRLGDTIARHEDAFFLLLRDIKSEDDAMVILNRLMEAVSSPIFLEGREIHLTCSIGVSFYPSDALIPDQLVGTARIALKKAQTHGIGHIEVFTQDLNKRMTSDLILLYGLKKAVSDKEFILYYQPKLDLLTRRIMGCEALIRWIRPDGVFVSPAEFIPIAEKSDLIFAIGEWVIKEAVRQAVEWRDLGHPISVAVNLSPKQFRQKNLVDMVKTIIGAAGLHPSCLEFEITETAILEDEEDAIGILWKLKKLGINISIDDFGTGYSSLSYLKQLPIDALKIDKTFIDGLPDFEDDALITSAIINLAHSLKLMVIAEGVERDAQLEFLNKAGCDGIQGFLCSPPVPAADLLERLKNRA from the coding sequence ATGCCCGATGTATGTCCCGTCCCGGCGGATATCTTTGTCTTTAAAGACAGCCAAGGCAGGTGGATCGATGCAAATCTGTCGGCCTTAAGGCTCTTCGGCCTTGAAGATACGTCATGGCACGGCAAAAGCGACGAAGAGCTCATCAACCTTGCCGGCTTTCCCTCGGCCTTGGAGGTGTTTATGCGGGCTGGTCGGATGGAAGAAGGGGCTGGTTGGCATGGCAGGGGGGTCATAGCTTTACAGGACGGCCGCCAAAAAAAATTTGCCATCTCCTGGGCCCCTGCATTTAGAGAAAATAGTTTAATAGATGGACTGATTCTCTTTGGCAGGGACTTGGCAGGTTGCCCGGAGGCCGAGAAAGACGATTATGGAAATGAGCTTCTTGGCAGGCTGCTGGTGCTTATGTTTTCAAGCGATTCGCTCAAGGCGCGCACGACCTCTTTTCTGGGTGAGATTCATTCGCTACTCCCCGCCGTCACAAAATCATCGGTCTTTTTGAACAGCGAAAATGAAGAAAAGACCCTCCTCCTCTTCGCATACAGGAATCTCGATCTGCCGCTTATAAAATTTTGTCAAAAGGTGCCTTACAATTGGTGCCTGTGTGGGAGGGCGGCGGCTGGCAAGAGGATAATCAAAGAAGACGTCGACAACGACCATGAAATCAGATTTGATTCGATGGCGTCGCACGGCCATGTGGTCTTGCCCATTAAATATAACGACATCGTCCTTGGCGTTCTATGCCTACATCTCAAGCCAGGATCCCTATTTTCAGCCGGAGAGCTCGGGCTTGTCGATTCCGCCGCAAACATTATCGGCGCCGCCATCCGATATGACAGCCGCTATAAAAAGTCTGAAAGACTGGGGATGGACAAGGCTCTCTATCTCCCCCATGCAGCTGCCCTTGAGGAATGGCTCGATCTCTTAGCCGTGGCGTTCGAAGATACAGAAGATGCTCTGACTGTCACTGATCCAATGGGCAAGATATTGATGATAAATCCAGCCGTTACAAGGATCACTGGCTATTTACCCGAGGAAATCATAGGCCAAAATCCTAGGGTCTTAAAATCAGACCGCCATGGCAGTGAATTCTATAAGGAGATGTGGGAGGCTATAAAAAAGGTCGGCAGATGGCAGGGTGAGATATGGAATAGAAGAAAATCGGGCGAGGTATATCTTGAGCGGCTTACAATCAATGCAATAAAAGATCGGACTGGCAATATAATAAATTACATTGCTACATTTCATGAGTTATCGTGCAGCCTGGAAAGGCAGGCTGCCTTACAGGGCGTCCAAGATTGTGATCCATTGACCACCCTCCCGAATCTGCCCCTTTTTCTTGATTATCTTAAATTAGGTATAGAGGCCGCAGGCCGGAAGGAAAAGCTGGTCGTAGCGCTCATAGATTTAGATGATTTTACAGCCATCAACAATAGCTTTGGTTTCGTCGTCGGTGACAACATATTAAAGATCGTCGCCAAGCGGTTGATGACCGCTGTCCGCCTAGGGGATACGATTGCGAGACACGAAGATGCCTTTTTCCTCCTCTTGAGAGACATAAAGAGTGAGGATGACGCCATGGTGATATTGAACAGATTGATGGAAGCTGTATCCTCTCCAATTTTTTTGGAAGGCCGAGAGATCCATCTTACCTGTTCAATCGGTGTAAGTTTCTACCCGTCAGACGCCTTGATACCCGATCAGCTTGTAGGAACGGCAAGGATAGCCTTAAAAAAGGCTCAAACACATGGAATCGGACATATCGAGGTCTTTACGCAGGACTTAAACAAAAGGATGACCTCCGATCTTATTTTGTTGTATGGGCTTAAAAAGGCAGTGAGCGACAAGGAATTTATTTTGTATTATCAGCCGAAGCTTGACCTTTTGACCAGACGGATTATGGGGTGCGAGGCATTGATCCGTTGGATACGGCCTGATGGTGTCTTTGTTTCGCCTGCGGAATTTATTCCAATTGCTGAAAAAAGTGACTTGATATTTGCAATCGGTGAATGGGTGATAAAAGAGGCGGTCAGGCAGGCGGTTGAATGGCGTGACTTGGGGCATCCGATAAGTGTTGCCGTAAATCTTTCTCCAAAGCAGTTCAGACAAAAAAATCTGGTCGATATGGTAAAGACGATCATTGGTGCGGCAGGGCTTCATCCATCTTGTTTGGAGTTTGAGATCACGGAGACCGCTATTTTGGAGGACGAAGAAGACGCCATAGGGATCCTATGGAAGCTCAAAAAGTTAGGCATAAATATCTCAATCGATGACTTTGGTACAGGATATTCGTCACTTTCTTACTTAAAACAACTCCCAATTGATGCCCTCAAGATAGACAAGACCTTTATCGACGGGTTGCCTGATTTTGAAGACGATGCCTTAATTACGAGCGCCATTATAAACCTTGCACATTCGCTGAAACTTATGGTCATTGCCGAGGGAGTGGAAAGGGATGCGCAGCTCGAATTTTTAAATAAGGCCGGCTGCGATGGAATACAGGGGTTTCTCTGCTCTCCCCCAGTACCGGCGGCGGATCTTTTGGAGAGATTAAAAAACCGGGCCTGA
- a CDS encoding thioredoxin family protein: MKIEILGPGCQRCEALARNAEDAAKELGLQAEIEKVTEMGRIVGYGVMATPGIAIDGKLKGSGKLFTVDEIKAFLQGR, encoded by the coding sequence ATGAAGATCGAGATACTTGGACCCGGCTGTCAGAGATGCGAGGCCTTGGCAAGAAATGCGGAAGATGCGGCAAAGGAGCTTGGGCTCCAGGCCGAGATAGAAAAGGTGACCGAGATGGGACGGATAGTCGGCTATGGGGTCATGGCAACGCCGGGTATCGCGATCGATGGCAAACTCAAGGGGTCGGGTAAGCTGTTTACAGTTGACGAGATAAAGGCCTTTCTTCAGGGGCGCTAG
- a CDS encoding methyl-accepting chemotaxis protein, giving the protein MERFKDLSLSKKINLAVIILLMIGSFLLTYLIGARGHDQLKENVIREAKAIVIQAEAMRSMIAKLNSQGAFKTYLYDIKRGLESQDPAYKKAALQKLLETVPVVSTISMLKKNAKEAGYLLRVPKINPRNPNNTPDPTEKEVLERLSTGKDTDIAVFGRYKNPNTGKEEDVLRFFRPIVLTKDCEMCHGDPRLSREYWGNDEGKDPTGTVMEGWKAGEVHGAFELIFFLDSALAQLRNNQLVVACVTFLGIFMIIAIVSFIIKRVLTRPLNDIILQAERISNGDISHEIYIKSNDEIGVLAAAFKKMQEGLYRLIKGVKSEAEEVSASAKKLLSVSAVMADQSIKSSMRAKDTSSISETASDNIKTIASAVNDFSIASQEIATNVVQAASISNQAKEKMDVSGEQVLKLGANITEIGKAVRLISEIAGQTNLLALNATIEAARAGEAGKGFAVVANEVKELAKQTARAAEEITSMIKTIQDESANTVEAISEVKSIIDKLNDIDNTIASAVEEQTATVSEITNNISGAADGISQVSALAGEVSGLAEDTSRDAASTKEQARQLSELASRLQEIIGTFKL; this is encoded by the coding sequence ATGGAGCGGTTTAAAGATCTCAGCCTCAGCAAAAAGATAAATTTAGCCGTAATCATATTGCTTATGATCGGATCATTCTTGCTCACTTACCTTATTGGTGCAAGGGGACATGATCAGCTCAAAGAAAATGTGATTCGCGAAGCAAAGGCGATCGTAATCCAGGCCGAAGCCATGCGTTCAATGATAGCTAAGCTTAATAGCCAGGGTGCCTTCAAAACCTATTTGTACGATATAAAAAGGGGGTTGGAAAGTCAGGATCCAGCTTATAAAAAGGCGGCGCTTCAAAAACTTCTCGAGACAGTGCCTGTGGTAAGCACCATTTCCATGCTTAAAAAGAATGCAAAAGAGGCGGGATATCTCCTCCGTGTACCCAAAATAAACCCCAGAAATCCCAACAACACACCAGACCCGACGGAAAAGGAGGTGCTGGAAAGACTCTCCACCGGCAAAGATACCGATATAGCTGTCTTCGGAAGATATAAAAATCCAAATACAGGTAAAGAAGAAGATGTGCTTCGGTTCTTCAGGCCGATAGTCCTTACCAAAGACTGCGAGATGTGCCACGGCGACCCAAGGCTTTCTAGGGAATATTGGGGAAATGATGAAGGCAAAGACCCAACCGGCACTGTCATGGAAGGTTGGAAGGCTGGCGAGGTCCACGGTGCCTTTGAACTCATCTTCTTTTTGGACAGCGCCTTGGCCCAATTGAGAAACAATCAGCTTGTAGTGGCCTGTGTGACCTTTTTGGGCATATTTATGATTATAGCAATCGTCTCTTTCATTATAAAACGTGTACTTACAAGGCCTCTTAATGATATAATTTTGCAGGCGGAGCGTATTTCAAATGGTGATATATCCCATGAGATATATATCAAATCGAATGATGAAATAGGGGTACTTGCCGCTGCATTTAAAAAGATGCAGGAAGGGCTTTATAGACTTATAAAAGGTGTAAAATCAGAGGCGGAGGAGGTATCGGCATCTGCAAAAAAACTCTTGTCTGTAAGTGCTGTTATGGCTGATCAGAGCATAAAGTCATCAATGAGAGCCAAAGATACCTCGAGCATCAGCGAAACGGCAAGTGATAATATCAAGACCATTGCTTCAGCTGTTAATGATTTCTCGATAGCTTCACAGGAAATAGCGACAAATGTAGTCCAAGCTGCATCGATAAGCAATCAAGCTAAGGAGAAGATGGATGTATCAGGCGAACAGGTTCTTAAATTAGGAGCTAATATAACAGAAATAGGAAAGGCGGTCAGGCTAATAAGTGAGATAGCGGGACAGACAAATCTTTTGGCATTAAATGCAACAATTGAAGCAGCCCGCGCTGGAGAGGCAGGCAAGGGTTTCGCTGTTGTCGCAAATGAGGTAAAGGAACTTGCCAAGCAGACAGCTCGAGCAGCAGAAGAGATAACATCAATGATCAAGACCATACAAGATGAAAGCGCAAATACAGTTGAGGCCATAAGTGAAGTAAAAAGTATAATAGATAAATTGAATGATATTGATAATACCATTGCATCGGCAGTTGAAGAGCAAACGGCTACCGTGAGCGAAATAACAAACAATATCAGCGGAGCGGCCGATGGTATAAGCCAGGTCTCTGCACTTGCCGGTGAGGTGTCGGGACTTGCAGAAGACACATCGAGGGATGCAGCGTCCACTAAGGAGCAGGCTAGGCAGCTCTCTGAGCTGGCCAGCCGTCTGCAAGAGATCATCGGGACCTTCAAGTTGTGA
- the tsaD gene encoding tRNA (adenosine(37)-N6)-threonylcarbamoyltransferase complex transferase subunit TsaD yields MNRYNHEIGPRHILAIETSCDETAAAIIEDGRRILSSVVASQIAVHSEYGGVVPELASRCHLEAIVQVVEKAISNAGIGIRDVDAVAVTQGPGLVGSLVVGLSFAKALAAARFLPITGVDHVHAHLLSVFLEEKPCFPFIGLVVSGGHTALYLVRDFLSAEPLGQTRDDAAGEAFDKVAKILDLEYPGGPVIGRLASRGDACAFQYPRARLRDTPFDFSFSGLKTAVLTSVKRLREGALVPIEDVCASFQEAVVDVLVEKAVSALMTYGIKDLVICGGVAANQRLREKASEAALVSGFRIFLPSPALCTDNAAMVGLAGYHRLKAGLFLGSDADVYSRSFDGQ; encoded by the coding sequence GTGAATAGATACAATCATGAAATTGGACCAAGACATATCCTTGCCATCGAGACATCCTGCGACGAGACCGCTGCTGCAATCATTGAAGACGGCAGGCGTATATTGAGCAGTGTGGTGGCTTCGCAGATAGCTGTACACAGCGAATACGGCGGGGTCGTTCCTGAGCTCGCCTCGCGTTGCCATCTTGAGGCCATCGTCCAGGTGGTGGAGAAGGCCATTTCGAATGCAGGGATTGGCATTAGGGATGTTGATGCTGTGGCTGTAACCCAGGGCCCAGGTCTCGTCGGCTCATTAGTGGTAGGTCTTTCCTTTGCCAAGGCATTGGCAGCGGCGCGTTTCCTTCCGATTACGGGTGTAGATCATGTGCATGCCCATCTCCTTTCCGTCTTTCTTGAAGAAAAGCCCTGTTTTCCATTCATCGGCCTTGTCGTCTCTGGCGGCCATACGGCCCTTTATTTGGTAAGAGACTTCCTCTCTGCAGAGCCGCTCGGACAGACCAGGGACGATGCGGCTGGAGAGGCATTTGACAAGGTTGCGAAGATACTGGACCTTGAGTACCCTGGCGGCCCTGTAATAGGGCGCCTTGCAAGTAGGGGGGATGCCTGTGCATTTCAATATCCACGGGCGAGGCTCAGGGATACCCCCTTTGATTTCAGCTTCAGCGGGCTTAAGACGGCGGTTCTAACCTCTGTAAAGAGACTGCGTGAGGGTGCCTTGGTGCCTATCGAGGATGTATGCGCCTCGTTTCAGGAGGCGGTGGTTGATGTGCTCGTGGAAAAAGCCGTTTCTGCATTAATGACATATGGCATAAAAGATCTGGTCATCTGCGGTGGAGTGGCGGCGAACCAGAGGCTAAGGGAAAAGGCCTCAGAGGCCGCTTTGGTCAGCGGTTTCAGGATATTTTTACCATCCCCGGCCCTCTGCACCGACAATGCCGCCATGGTTGGCCTTGCCGGGTATCATCGGCTGAAGGCAGGTCTATTCTTAGGCAGCGATGCAGATGTATATTCGAGGTCTTTCGATGGGCAATAA
- a CDS encoding DUF721 domain-containing protein: MDKNKGRGCPILLSGILKTAFERRGWEDRLSRAEAWRSWEEVMGHEIPLYAWPDRLQGKDTLVVKVSDSIWMQQLSFIKNEMLDRLNARLPNRMRFKNIRFELGDVDGLRSLWHSKGRDSWDKKDAGIPAPDPRVMETAEAMVRKINDKELAECLKRLYVKYVQGKGRQT; the protein is encoded by the coding sequence GTGGACAAAAATAAGGGCCGTGGCTGCCCAATCCTGTTGTCTGGGATATTGAAGACCGCTTTCGAGCGCCGGGGATGGGAGGACAGGCTCTCAAGGGCTGAGGCTTGGAGATCCTGGGAAGAAGTTATGGGCCATGAGATCCCACTTTACGCATGGCCCGATAGACTTCAAGGCAAAGACACCCTGGTCGTCAAGGTGTCTGATTCCATTTGGATGCAACAGCTGTCTTTTATAAAAAACGAGATGCTTGACCGCCTGAATGCAAGGCTCCCGAACCGAATGCGGTTTAAAAACATAAGGTTCGAACTCGGTGATGTGGATGGCTTGAGATCCCTTTGGCACTCGAAGGGCCGAGACAGTTGGGATAAAAAAGACGCAGGGATACCGGCGCCTGATCCTCGCGTAATGGAAACGGCGGAGGCCATGGTCCGCAAGATCAACGACAAGGAGCTGGCGGAGTGCCTTAAAAGGCTTTATGTCAAATATGTCCAAGGAAAGGGGCGCCAGACATAA
- a CDS encoding bacterioferritin-associated ferredoxin, with product MPETICYCFNYTDEDIIDDVKTHGRSLILERIMAAKKAGRCECATKNPRGR from the coding sequence ATGCCGGAGACTATTTGTTACTGCTTTAATTACACGGATGAAGACATCATCGACGATGTAAAGACGCACGGCCGGTCTTTGATCCTTGAGAGGATCATGGCAGCCAAAAAGGCCGGAAGATGCGAGTGCGCCACAAAAAATCCAAGGGGCCGCTGA
- a CDS encoding tRNA1(Val) (adenine(37)-N6)-methyltransferase, which produces MDSANSDLLTGKAGLTCLKSEGLELLQPQMGYRFSVDVLLLCDFIRLKKREQVLDLGAGCGVIALILAKRHEDARITAIEVQRDMACLALENIRLNGMEGHIRLIEWDLNRIHEVVAPGEFDHVVSNPPYRSAGSGRLCTHPCDALARHEILTDLSRLLKSARYALRPGGRISLIYPASLTVKLLSTMREVQLEPKRMQMIYPRPGANARLIVVEGCKDAGEEMTVLPPRYIEPIAQPRTI; this is translated from the coding sequence ATGGATAGCGCGAATTCAGACCTGCTTACCGGCAAGGCAGGCCTTACCTGTCTAAAATCAGAGGGCCTTGAGCTCCTTCAGCCTCAAATGGGCTACCGTTTTTCTGTTGATGTCCTGCTGCTTTGTGATTTCATCCGGCTCAAAAAGAGGGAACAGGTCCTCGACCTCGGCGCTGGCTGCGGGGTCATCGCCCTGATACTTGCCAAGAGACATGAAGATGCAAGGATAACGGCGATCGAGGTCCAAAGAGACATGGCCTGTCTTGCCTTGGAAAACATCAGATTGAACGGGATGGAAGGACACATCCGTCTGATAGAATGGGATCTGAACAGGATACACGAGGTCGTCGCACCCGGGGAATTCGACCATGTTGTGAGCAATCCGCCTTACCGCTCCGCGGGTTCAGGCAGACTCTGTACACATCCATGCGATGCCCTGGCCAGGCATGAGATACTGACGGATTTGAGTAGACTGCTCAAGTCCGCCCGTTACGCCCTGAGGCCCGGAGGGCGCATAAGCCTCATATATCCGGCAAGCCTTACAGTAAAACTGTTGTCCACTATGCGCGAGGTCCAGCTCGAGCCGAAACGGATGCAGATGATATATCCAAGGCCTGGGGCGAATGCAAGACTTATCGTTGTCGAGGGTTGCAAAGACGCTGGCGAGGAGATGACTGTACTTCCTCCCAGATATATTGAACCGATTGCTCAACCTCGGACGATATAA
- a CDS encoding DUF2062 domain-containing protein, with the protein MGNNMLNPLKTLRYYWLRLLRLKGDPIVTARGVAIGTFVALTPTVPLHTIIIVSLCTLFRGNIIAGVIASFLVSNPFTMLIHYYAAWKIGVWLTGNRVSWNEIYSLIKLAHGVGFFATLRHIYAIGTDIIVTMLVGGVVFALPFGVGAYFLSIYLYTARQRKKIKRYLETSNNRWFRGR; encoded by the coding sequence ATGGGCAATAACATGTTAAATCCTTTAAAGACGCTCAGATACTACTGGCTCCGGCTGCTGAGGTTAAAGGGGGACCCAATTGTCACTGCCCGCGGTGTCGCTATTGGGACGTTCGTTGCACTTACCCCTACAGTGCCGCTGCATACGATAATTATCGTGTCCCTTTGCACACTTTTTAGAGGTAATATCATTGCTGGTGTAATAGCCAGCTTCCTGGTCAGCAATCCATTCACCATGCTTATTCACTATTATGCGGCATGGAAGATTGGGGTGTGGCTGACAGGAAACCGTGTCTCTTGGAACGAAATCTACAGCCTGATCAAATTGGCCCATGGTGTCGGTTTCTTTGCCACGCTTAGGCACATTTACGCAATTGGCACGGATATCATCGTCACTATGCTGGTAGGAGGGGTCGTTTTCGCCCTGCCGTTCGGAGTAGGGGCCTATTTTCTTTCCATATATCTGTATACAGCGCGTCAGAGAAAAAAGATAAAGAGGTATCTGGAGACCTCGAATAACCGATGGTTTAGAGGTCGGTAA
- a CDS encoding SDR family oxidoreductase, with amino-acid sequence MHRKIDPASWRNAMPDDIAGAVLLASDASCFVTGQYISVSGGALCREIV; translated from the coding sequence ATGCATCGCAAAATCGACCCCGCTTCATGGCGCAATGCCATGCCTGATGACATCGCCGGGGCGGTGCTGTTGGCGTCAGACGCCTCCTGTTTCGTAACAGGTCAGTATATATCCGTAAGCGGTGGGGCCTTATGCCGTGAGATTGTATAA
- a CDS encoding glycosyltransferase family 4 protein, translating into MFESNRIYRIGVDARILSERITGIGRYTYEMLAVLVDRGHKWFLYSHRPLVVGDWSQSNVQLRTANLPEAINLPRRMLRLAWAQSVLPWWANQDDIDLFWAPGHRLPYYLPRRIARVVTIHDLVWKHAGETMRPFARWLDAKQMPAAVRIADRVITVSGHTAQDLVAEMPEAKNKVRVVHLGAPALHPTASRGSLKSIGIDRPYFLFVGTLEPRKNLYRLLEAYATLPEGIKNSILLVIAGGKGWGGVDAQAVSSRLGLNRSVHILGYVSDEMLSTLYAHALFLAMPSLYEGFGLPLLEAMARGTPVLTSNCSSMPEVAGDAGLLVDPHDVGSIAKGLLALLTDETLRRNLAQRAKVNAQRFSWQKAADATLQIFDEAIEERRRLF; encoded by the coding sequence ATGTTTGAGTCAAATCGTATATATCGTATTGGAGTTGACGCACGTATACTGTCCGAGAGGATAACCGGTATTGGTCGCTACACATACGAAATGCTTGCGGTCCTTGTCGATCGTGGCCATAAGTGGTTCCTTTATTCTCATCGCCCTCTCGTCGTGGGGGATTGGTCTCAGTCCAACGTGCAGTTGCGCACCGCCAATCTGCCTGAGGCAATCAATTTGCCGAGGCGTATGTTACGCCTGGCCTGGGCCCAGAGTGTCCTTCCCTGGTGGGCAAATCAGGATGATATTGATCTGTTCTGGGCCCCCGGGCATCGGCTGCCTTACTATTTGCCCCGGCGGATTGCCCGTGTCGTAACCATTCATGATCTGGTTTGGAAACATGCCGGGGAAACCATGAGACCCTTCGCCCGCTGGCTTGACGCAAAACAAATGCCGGCGGCAGTGCGTATCGCAGACCGCGTAATTACGGTGTCCGGTCATACCGCACAGGATCTCGTTGCGGAGATGCCGGAAGCGAAGAATAAGGTGAGGGTGGTGCATTTGGGGGCGCCTGCTTTGCATCCAACCGCTTCCCGGGGGTCTCTAAAATCCATAGGGATTGATCGTCCCTATTTCTTGTTTGTTGGCACGCTTGAGCCACGTAAGAATCTATATCGCCTGCTGGAGGCCTATGCTACCCTGCCGGAAGGTATAAAGAATAGTATTCTGCTCGTTATTGCAGGCGGCAAAGGGTGGGGCGGGGTGGATGCGCAGGCTGTTTCGTCACGACTTGGCCTGAACCGCAGCGTTCATATCCTGGGTTATGTTAGTGATGAAATGCTTTCTACCTTGTATGCACATGCCCTCTTTTTGGCCATGCCTTCGCTGTATGAAGGATTCGGTTTGCCGCTTCTGGAGGCGATGGCCAGGGGTACGCCGGTGTTGACTTCGAACTGTTCATCCATGCCGGAGGTTGCCGGGGATGCCGGGCTCCTGGTAGATCCGCATGATGTTGGTTCCATAGCCAAGGGCCTACTGGCACTGCTTACCGATGAGACGCTGCGCCGGAATCTGGCCCAGCGCGCCAAAGTGAACGCCCAACGTTTTAGTTGGCAAAAGGCCGCTGACGCCACACTGCAGATATTTGATGAGGCCATAGAAGAGCGGCGACGGCTCTTTTAA